The nucleotide window TCCCCTGCTCGCGCACGGACCTCTCGAGTTCCGAGATGTCTCGCACGATCAGGTCGCCCACACGGCTTCCAACCTTGCGGATATCCTTGTCGAACACCCCTGTGACCACGAAGCCTCGAGTCCTCAGCCCGTCGTACTGTGCAATCGCCGAGCCGAGATTGCCCGCGCCCACGATGGCGAGCCGCTGTATGTGGTCCGAGCCGAGAATCCGCTGAATCCGGTCAACAAGCAGCGCGATGTCGTATCCCACGCCTCGCTTTCCGAACTGGCCGAAGTACGCGAAGTCGCGGCGAATCTGCGCTGCGTTGACTTCCGCGAGATGCGAGAGCTGTGCCGATGA belongs to Coriobacteriia bacterium and includes:
- a CDS encoding redox-sensing transcriptional repressor Rex, whose product is MSDRIPQGVIERLPSYLNALMHLREQGAQTVSSAQLSHLAEVNAAQIRRDFAYFGQFGKRGVGYDIALLVDRIQRILGSDHIQRLAIVGAGNLGSAIAQYDGLRTRGFVVTGVFDKDIRKVGSRVGDLIVRDISELERSVREQGIRFGVIAVPPEAAQDAADRLCAAGVRVVVNYSTAFVEVPEHVTLHNTDPVRELLHTLYYLSRAEGVASV